One window from the genome of Salmo salar chromosome ssa25, Ssal_v3.1, whole genome shotgun sequence encodes:
- the tyw5 gene encoding LOW QUALITY PROTEIN: tRNA wybutosine-synthesizing protein 5 (The sequence of the model RefSeq protein was modified relative to this genomic sequence to represent the inferred CDS: inserted 2 bases in 1 codon; deleted 1 base in 1 codon) — MEHQEKVSLPVFTGVDKDNLARDIYQIFRTLPFHEFIKRAAEKKHSDFFLCEESYYLRSLVEEIRKEPSDLRKHFPDLAEDFHIPEFFEPAQFFSSVFRISLCGLQLWTHYNISASFAALHTSSLTLSLTLLNANIVMTCVCSSFSCIRDSVWLTLWFHNTLVLXFGEGVNIFWCHLLAESYKDPYGNKNPVAPAWAFQALERALHILNELPADYQDF, encoded by the exons ATGGAACACCAGGAGAAAGTTTCACTCCCTGTCTTTACAGGAGTGGATAAAGACAATTTAGCACGagacatttatcaaata TTTAGAACTCTCCCATTTCACGAGTTTATCAAAAGAGCGGCCGAGAAAAAGCACTCTGATTTCTTCCTCTGTGAG GAGAGCTATTATCTGCGTTCACTGGTAGAGGAAATTAGAAAG GAGCCATCTGACCTGAGGAAACACTTCCCTGACCTGGCGGAGGACTTCCATATCCCAGAGTTCTTTGAACCTGCCCAGTTTTTTTCCAGCGTGTTTCGAATCAGCTTATGTGGCCTGCAGCTGTGGACACACTACAAT ATCAGCGCCAGCTTTGCAGCTCTCCACACGTCGTCTCTCACGTTGTCTCTCACGTTACTCAACGCAAACATCGTGATGACCTGTGTCTGTTCTTCTTTCTCTTGTATCCGAGAcagtgtgtggctca CCCTGTGGTTCCATAACACCCTGGTGTT GTTTGGCGAGGGTGTCAACATCTTCTGGTGCCACCTGCTTGCAGAAAGTTACAAGGACCCCTATGGTAATAAGAACCCTGTGGCACCTGCTTGGGCCTTTCAGGCACTGGAGAGGGCATTACACATTCTG AATGAACTGCCAGCGGACTATCAGGACTTCTAA